ATCTCTTTTATTTTTCCTTCTTTATACTCATATGCTTTTTCTGCATCCACAAGTATTTCAAACCTAATATCATCTCTATCATAATGCGCTACAAGCGCCGTATCTAATGAAGTCAAAAAATCACCTACAAATAAGAAGCAACTTCTTTATCTGATAATTCTCTAAACATTTTATCTTTAGTAGTACAAATAGCAATTTCAACTGTTTCTTGATTGATTGGTGTTTCGCCTGTTTTTTTCAAAGCTTTAACACATAATTTAATTCCTTCTTCTATTGAAATTCCTTTTTTATAATTTTTTTCTAAAAATTCTTCTCCTTCTTTTTTACTTCTTCCTATTACTCCAGCATTTAAACCAATTACTGAACCACTAGGTTCTGTTTCAAATAAATAAGGTTCTTCATCAATTCCCCCAATTAAAAGAGAAACACCAAAAGGTCTGCCTCCCCCATATTGAGTGTATAATTGCATAACATCCCCTATCTCTCTAGCAATAGATTCAACTTTTGAAGGTTCATTGTAAGAAACTCTATGTTTTTGAGCTTCAACTCTTGCAAAATCAATTAATCTTCTTGAATCACCAACAATTCCACTAGCTGTTGCCGAAATATGATCATCAATTGAAAATATCTTTTTCATTGATTCTGGTACTAATAATGGAGATTGTATATTTTTGAAAGATACAAGAATAACTCCTTCTTTGCATACCATTCCAAAGGCTGTTGCGCCCATTTTTACTGCTTCTTTAGCATATTCTACTTGAAATAAACGTCCGTCTGGACTAAATACAGTTATAGCTCGATCATAAGCCTGTGGAGAAACAGGATACATATTTTCACCTCTATTTAAATTAATATAATTCTTATATATTTTTTTATTTCTTATTTGTTAAAAAATATTATTAAAAAGTATATTTAAAAAGCTTCTGCTAATTCATTTGTCTATCATACAAGAACATTTAAAAACACCAAAAACTAAAATAAGGTATGGGAAATTTAAAAAATAAGCAACAATATACACTAGAAATAGAAAATGCATTTAAACAAGTAGTAGATAAAAATATACCTTTAACTTTTCCATTACCTCATGAAGAACCAAATATCTTAAAGGAAATTTTAAAAGATAAAAAAACTGTTTTAACTTTAGCTGGATATGGATATGGTTTCTCTTTTCTCGAAAATTCTGAAGTTATATCAATAGATTTATGTCCTGCACAAATCGCCCAAAATTTAATATTAAAATCTATGTGTATAACCTTTGAGTATGATCAATTTATAGATATTATTAAACGGTTAGAAAAAAGAAAAAAATTAGATGAAAATGAAATTAAAAAAATCTTAAGTGAGATTCCAAACACACTAAAAGAGATATCTACTGAAATATTAAATTTCTTACCTTACTATTTTCAAGGTAATTTAATTGGAAAAAATATAACTTTACTATCCTTTTTTCCTTTTGCTGAAAATAAAGATCATTATGAAAATACAAAAAGAAATCTCATTGATGGAAAATTTAAAATTTATCTAGGTCGTATTCCAAATGATTTAGAATTATTTACTATTGAACAAATAGATGGTTATTATTTTTCTAATATCACAGATCACATTTCATTTGAAGAAAAAAAAGAATTGTGTCGCCAACTTAAAAACTCAAAAACAAACTCTTCTATTGTATTTGCAGACATCAGATTTCCAATGAAAAATAACAAGATTAAAACATTTAATGAAGATTTAAATCAATTGATAGAATTAAATGAATTTAAAATAAGAGATTCATTTATTAGAATCAGCCCAATTCTAGAAACTGAAATTAGATATTCTATTTTTGATAAAAAATAAACATATAAAAACTTTACTTTCTAATAAATTAAAGATAAGGTGAAATTTATGAGATTTATTGCATTACATAGTGATTTTATTGAAATCAAGCCTGTTTCAAAGGCGCTTAAAACGGCTAAAGATATTTCTAAAGAAATGGAAAGATTT
The sequence above is drawn from the Candidatus Micrarchaeia archaeon genome and encodes:
- the psmA gene encoding archaeal proteasome endopeptidase complex subunit alpha, with product MYPVSPQAYDRAITVFSPDGRLFQVEYAKEAVKMGATAFGMVCKEGVILVSFKNIQSPLLVPESMKKIFSIDDHISATASGIVGDSRRLIDFARVEAQKHRVSYNEPSKVESIAREIGDVMQLYTQYGGGRPFGVSLLIGGIDEEPYLFETEPSGSVIGLNAGVIGRSKKEGEEFLEKNYKKGISIEEGIKLCVKALKKTGETPINQETVEIAICTTKDKMFRELSDKEVASYL